One region of Streptomyces leeuwenhoekii genomic DNA includes:
- a CDS encoding helix-turn-helix domain-containing protein translates to MMAAKLDYHWHLRKVMADRGMFSTTDLIPPLKERGISLSSSQVYRLVVERPERLSLKILMALLDILDCTMDDLIEPIAVAGAATKPKKAAAGGSSVSEGVGDLRPRRARISGVDR, encoded by the coding sequence ATGATGGCCGCCAAGCTCGACTACCACTGGCACCTGCGCAAGGTCATGGCGGACCGCGGGATGTTCTCCACCACCGACCTCATCCCGCCGCTGAAGGAACGCGGCATCAGCCTGTCCTCGAGCCAGGTCTACCGGCTCGTCGTCGAGCGTCCCGAACGCCTCAGCCTGAAGATCCTCATGGCCTTGCTCGACATCCTCGACTGCACCATGGACGACCTCATCGAGCCTATCGCCGTGGCGGGCGCTGCGACGAAGCCGAAGAAGGCTGCCGCAGGCGGTTCTTCGGTCTCCGAAGGAGTCGGTGACCTGCGGCCTCGGCGGGCCCGGATCAGTGGAGTTGACCGGTGA